In the Longimicrobiales bacterium genome, CGCCGTCATGATCGGGATGCGTGATTATTACGAAGTACTGAACGTAGGGCGGGACGCCGATGGCGAAGCCATCAAGCGCGCGTATCGCAAGCTCGCCATGCAGTATCATCCGGACCGCAACAACGGGTCACCGGAGGCAGCCGAGCACTTCAAGGAAGCGACCGAAGCGTACGAGATCCTGCGCGACCCGCAGAAGCGTGCCGCCTACGACCGGTTCGGTCATGCGGGCGTCAAGGGCGGCGCACACACGCCGGGCGGGTTCGGCTTCGACTTCAGCGACGCGCTCGAGATCTTCATGCGCGATTTCGGCGGCCTGGGCGACATCTTCGGCGGCATGGCCGGCGCACGTGCGCGCGGTGGTGCCCGCATGCGCCGCGGGCCCGACATGCGTGCGCACATCCCGCTGACGCTCGAAGAGGTCGCGACCGGGACGAAGAAGACGCTCAAGGTTCGCGTCCACGACGTCTGTTCGACGTGCAGCGGCTCGGGCGCGAAGCCCGGCACCCAGCCGGTGCGCTGCGCGACGTGCGGCGGTGCAGGCGAGGTGCGGCGCGTACAGCGGTCGTTCCTCGGACAGATGATGACGGTGCAGCCGTGCCCGCAGTGCCAGGGCGAGGGACAGATCATCGAGTCGCCGTGCGACACGTGCGACGGAGAGGGCGTGCAGCCCGCGGAGAAGACGATCGAGGTCAGCGTGCCGCCCGGCGTTTCGACGGGAGACTACGTCACGCTCCGCGCGCAGGGACATGCGGCACCCCGCGGTGGTGCGCGCGGCGACATCCTGGCCGTCCTCGAGGTCGAGGAGGACCCGCGTTTCATCCGTGACGGCGCGAA is a window encoding:
- the dnaJ gene encoding molecular chaperone DnaJ is translated as MIGMRDYYEVLNVGRDADGEAIKRAYRKLAMQYHPDRNNGSPEAAEHFKEATEAYEILRDPQKRAAYDRFGHAGVKGGAHTPGGFGFDFSDALEIFMRDFGGLGDIFGGMAGARARGGARMRRGPDMRAHIPLTLEEVATGTKKTLKVRVHDVCSTCSGSGAKPGTQPVRCATCGGAGEVRRVQRSFLGQMMTVQPCPQCQGEGQIIESPCDTCDGEGVQPAEKTIEVSVPPGVSTGDYVTLRAQGHAAPRGGARGDILAVLEVEEDPRFIRDGANLIHELPITFSQAALGTEIDVPTVGEGNARLKIAAGTQSGRLLRLRGRGLPHLQGGGRGDLIVRVKVWTPTSLSAEQEKLLRRLAEIEQAPPSHIDEDDERGFWSRVREAFGG